A single Colias croceus chromosome 10, ilColCroc2.1 DNA region contains:
- the LOC123694928 gene encoding CDK5 regulatory subunit-associated protein 3 has translation MDESNIPIDINIGKLQDWLVSRRHVNKEWQKSILPVREKINNAIQDMPAHNDIAALLSGSYINYFHCLKIIEILKETEADTKNLFGRYGSQRMKDWLDVVRNYEKDNLFLAEAAQMLARNISYEIPGLKKQIAKEEQLQVECEKKKNDYLKSEASTKTEFLNLCKQLGIKGDKIKKELVERLEELPGIYHEIASSLKPVRPSIELYSAFTKYMLGDDTSNVLPLLQYIVEHGNTTVYEWMYGEAPLSVEPDTIHIEVDDAEQGAGDQIDFGDDAIDFGATDASAEIDFGDGDTGGEIDWGNIDAAPAEVDLSSVADISIADAGIVIEEQGVGGGVARGREALTLLDNPNTRNQIIDQLVELESFLKMRVYETMISNESQTFSLIQQLPTESEDALAAMLDTVQAASRALTAPEIAHLHNVKHSHKYVDVLTAQLQQKLAMCDKMARLSEREADKKKAASERAIELRPLLTRLVERTIDLQANIEKEISKKYKGRPVNIIGGVKFL, from the exons ATGGAC GAGAGTAACATACCCATCGACATTAATATAGGAAAACTTCAAGATTGGTTAGTGAGCAGAAGACACGTAAATAAAGAATGGCAGAAGAGTATTCTTCCTGTAAGGGAAAAGATTAACAATGCTATCCAAGACATGCCTGCCCATAATGATATAGCTGCTTTACTATCTGGGAGTTATATCAATTATTTCCACTGTTTGAAAATCATAGAGATTTTGAAGGAAACTGAGGCAGATACTAAGAATCTGTTCGGAAGGTACGGGTCACAAAGAATGAAGGACTGGCTGGATGTGGTAAGGAATTACGAGAAAGATAATCTCTTCTTGGCTGAAGCTGCTCAAATGCTAGCAAGGAACATAAGCTACGAAATTCCTGGATTAAAAAAACAGATAGCAAAAGAGGAGCAGTTGCAAGTT GAATGTGAAAAGAAAAAGAATGATTACTTGAAGAGTGAAGCATCTACTAAAACTGAGTTTCTTAATCTCTGCAAACAATTGGGAATCAAAGGGgacaaaattaaaaaggaaTTGGTGGAGCGTTTAGAGGAACTTCCTGGAATATATCATGAG ATCGCCAGTTCGCTCAAGCCCGTCCGTCCCAGCATAGAACTTTACTCTGCATTCACAAAGTACATGCTCGGAGACGATACATCAAATGTGTTGCCGCTGCTGCAATACATAGTGGAGCACGGCAACACCACAGTGTATGAGTGGATGTATGGGGAGGCTCCGTTGAGTGTGGAACCAGATACTATACATATTGAGGTGGACGATGCCGAGCAGGGGGCTGGTGATCAG ATTGACTTTGGAGACGATGCAATAGATTTCGGTGCAACGGACGCATCGGCAGAAATAGATTTTGGAGATGGAGACACTGGCGGTGAAATTGACTGGGGCAATATTGATGCAGCTCCTGCTGAAGTT GACCTGTCCTCCGTAGCGGATATATCAATAGCGGACGCGGGTATAGTGATCGAGGAGCAGGGGGTGGGAGGGGGAGTGGCGCGGGGGAGGGAGGCGCTCACGTTACTGGACAACCCCAACACGAGGAACCAGATCATAGACCAGCTCGTTGAA CTGGAGTCCTTCCTCAAAATGCGTGTATACGAAACGATGATATCCAACGAGAGCCAAACGTTTTCGCTAATACAACAATTACCGACCGAAAGTGAAGATGCATTAGCGGCCATGTTGGATACAGTACAGGCGGCGAGTAGAGCGCTCACGGCGCCGGAGATCGCGCACTTGCATAATGTGAAGCATTCGCACAA ATACGTAGACGTGCTAACAGCGCAACTCCAGCAGAAGTTAGCAATGTGCGACAAAATGGCGCGTCTGTCAGAGCGAGAGGCAGATAAGAAGAAAGCCGCGAGTGAGAGAGCGATAGAACTACGCCCTCTGTTGACACGATTGGTCGAACGGACTATTGACTTGCAGGCTAAT ATCGAAAAGGAAATATCCAAAAAGTACAAAGGACGTCCCGTCAACATCATTGGAGGTGTGaagtttttgtaa
- the LOC123694915 gene encoding peroxidase-like: MKSIRTFLFFNCTIGFLFFCASVSGCINCGLEGLLDDVFADVCEVCPLLASTTLKLKELFTSSSEENEGPITSDLVSECLRCGRDLAKTAAKRGNQLVKNGITLESYSPSLLHFFYTELPHDMKKASETSNELIKATKLLQMKMCSGSNVTPNTFLSYLEHHVIRPKETFCKPFSPVCCNDKYRSIDGTCNNKQHPYWGRRGAPFTRIATPRYADGIYAMPVAKSGRPLPNPRVLSTRLFNDRPIASHVFTYLNMQWGQFITHDLMSKVMDVTDEGGIQCCLGNGQDVLPQDLLNEKCIPICVPDDDPFYQYYGIKCLNFVRSVTAPRDDCSLGHAEQMNTVTSYLDGSVIYGSDNKLASKLRTKCGGRLKEETRNSCKKGFLPSVDDKAGTCDLRNMSEPCYLAGDDRINQTPTLAVLHTLLLREHNRVADILGTLNPLWSDEKIYQEARRVVIAEIQHITYQEWLPCNFGENYLRYYRIAPSSLYSRDYNEDVNPGIINGFGAGAFRFLHTMIPDSFMACPASYQAAYLYKISDYFFNPSLVEASKDSFDDIVRGLVTHRAAESDPYVTGELTNLLFKSHNKWGLDLISMDIQRGRDHGIASYNDYRETCGLKRATTFQDLIGEISQDRINALAQLYECVDDIDLFVGGAMEKDVQGSVLGYTFQCIVAEQFYRTRIGDRYFYDNSEMPHSFTPDQLKEIKKASMARLICDNTEGVKYIQRKAFEAESVYNPKYSCDDYDNIPVVDLTAWKRPKFELYD; this comes from the exons atgaaatcgattcgaacatttttattttttaattgcacGATTGGTTTTCTTTTCTTCTGTGCCAGTGTCAGTGGTTGTATAAACTGTGGTTTGGAGGGTTTGCTTGACGACGTGTTTGCAGATGTGTGTGAAGTGTGTCCCTTGCTGGCAAGCACTACTTTGAAACTGAAGGAACTGTTCACTTCTAGTTCTGAAG AAAACGAAGGCCCCATCACCTCAGACCTGGTTTCCGAGTGTCTACGATGCGGTCGGGATTTGGCAAAGACAGCTGCAAAGCGGGGAAACCAACTAGTCAAGAATGGTATCACGTTAGAGTCGTATTCTCCATCGCTACTGCATTTCTTCTACACAGAACTGCCACATGATATGAAGAAGGCATCTGAGACTTCAAACGAATTGATAAAAGCGACGAAGTTGTTGCAAATGAAGATGTGTTCGgg ctcCAACGTAACTCCGAACACATTTCTCTCTTACTTGGAGCATCACGTCATTCGTCCCAAAGAAACATTCTGCAAGCCGTTTAGCCCTGTCTGCTGCAATGATAAGTACCGTAGCATTGATGGCACTTGCAACAATAAGCAGCATCCGTACTGGGGCCGACGAGGTGCGCCGTTCACGCGTATAGCCACTCCGAGATATGCTGATG GAATCTACGCAATGCCAGTAGCTAAGAGCGGTCGGCCGTTACCCAACCCTCGAGTTCTTTCAACCAGGCTGTTCAACGACCGTCCGATAGCCAGCCATGTGTTCACGTACCTCAACATGCAGTGGGGACAGTTCATCACGCATGACCTGATGTCTAAGGTCATGGATGTAACAG ACGAAGGTGGAATCCAGTGCTGCCTCGGCAACGGCCAAGATGTTCTGCCTCAAGATTTGCTAAACGAGAAGTGCATACCCATATGTGTGCCAGATGATGATCCCTTCTACCAGTACTATGGTATTAAGTGCTTGAACTTTGTGAGGAGCGTTACTGCCCCGAGAGATGACTGCAGCTTGGGTCATGCTGAGCAG ATGAATACAGTGACTAGTTACCTAGACGGGTCAGTAATATACGGATCAGATAATAAGCTAGCGTCAAAACTACGAACGAAATGTGGTGGAAGACTCAAAGAGGAGACAAGGAACTCATGTAAGAAGGGATTCCTGCCATCAGTTGATGATAAAGCTGGTACTTGTGACTTGAGAAACATGTCCGAACCTTGTTATTTAGCAG GTGACGACAGAATCAACCAAACGCCAACCTTAGCAGTTTTACACACATTACTGTTAAGAGAGCACAACCGTGTCGCTGATATACTGGGCACATTGAACCCACTGTGGTCGGATGAGAAAATTTACCAAGAGGCTAGGAGGGTTGTTATTGCCGAAATACAACATATAACATACCAGGAATGGCTGCCATGTAACTTTG GCGAGAATTATCTAAGATACTACCGCATTGCACCATCATCTCTCTACAGCCGAGACTACAATGAAGATGTCAACCCTGGAATCATCAACGGCTTTGGAGCTGGCGCATTTAGATTCCTTCACACAATGATACCAGATTCCTTTATGGCTTGTCCCGCGTCATACCAAGCAGCGTATTTGTATAA GATAAGTGACTACTTTTTCAACCCAAGTCTTGTAGAAGCTTCCAAAGATTCGTTTGATGATATTGTACGAGGTTTAGTAACACATAGAGCAGCAGAATCTGATCCATATGTTACTGGAGAATTGACGAACTTACTCTTTAAATCGCACAACAAATGGGGGTTAGACCTTATTTCTATGGATATACAGAGAGGCAGAGATCATGGGATCGCTTCTTATAATGACTATAG GGAAACATGTGGACTAAAAAGAGCGACGACATTCCAAGATTTAATTGGCGAAATATCTCAAGAT AGAATAAACGCACTTGCTCAATTGTATGAATGCGTTGACGATATAGATTTATTCGTTGGAGGTGCAATGGAAAAGGACGTACAAGGTTCCGTTTTAGGTTATACGTTTCAATGCATTGTTGCTGAGCAGTTCTACAGAACTCGTATCGGAGAtcgatatttttatgataacaGTGAAATGCCGCATTCTTTTACACCAG ATCAactaaaagaaattaaaaaggCATCAATGGCGCGTCTAATTTGCGACAATACGGAAggtgtaaaatatattcaaagaaAGGCATTTGAAGCAGAATCTGTTTACAATCCTAAGTACAGTTGTGatgattatgataatataccCGTTGTGGATCTGACGGCATGGAAGAGGCCTAAATTTGAACTTTATGATTAA
- the LOC123694943 gene encoding leucine-rich melanocyte differentiation-associated protein-like isoform X1, whose protein sequence is MVDVNSENFIFSVPTNQDEGIIAVDISSNVLVDSVTAMPQTSISSDLIGVDDGSAEEEETTKLTLAYERLYEVPRTIVEKFSNYIQYLDISHNKITNLDPIVHFKHLTSLIADDNPITDTSFLPPLPKLQLLWLNYCKIASLYPWVGKLKESCPNLQYLSLMGNPAAPSYFNGGTFYEYLQYRLFIISQFSSLYHLDDRKVTEDQREEAQRLYKQPFLQRIASPNSSGITQLMTRSVSWNSLQNRLTSIWSKDKQDGRNLLI, encoded by the exons ATGGTTGATGTGAATAGTGAAAATTT TATTTTCAGTGTTCCTACGAACCAGGATGAAGGTATAATAGCTGTGGATATCTCTAGCAACGTTCTGGTAGATTCTGTTACAGCTATGCCTCAAACATCGATCTCTTCCGACTTAATAGG TGTTGATGATGGTAGTGCTGAAGAAGAGGAAACAACCAAGTTAACTTTGGCCTATGAGCGATTATATGAAGTACCAAGAACCATAGTTGAAAAGTTCTCAAACTACATCcaatatttagatataagtCACAATAAAATCAC aAATCTGGATCCAATAGTCCACTTCAAACACCTCACATCACTGATAGCTGATGACAATCCCATTACGGACACCAGCTTTTTACCGCCATTGCCAAAACTACAGTTATTATG gttaaattattgtaaaatagcATCCTTGTACCCTTGGGTGGGTAAGCTAAAGGAATCATGCcccaatttacaatatttgtcGCTAATGGGCAACCCGGCCGCCCCTAGCTACTTCAATGGAGGCACGTTTTACGAATACTTGCAGTACag ACTCTTCATAATATCCCAGTTCTCTTCACTATACCATCTGGACGACAGAAAGGTCACAGAAGACCAAAGAGAAGAAGCTCAAAGGCTATACAAGCAGCCATTCTTACAAAGAATAGCGAGTCCTAACTCGAGTGGTATAACACAACTCATGACTAGGTCAGTGTCATGGAACTCTCTACAGAATAGATTGACATCAATATGGAGCAAGGATAAGCAAGACGGTAGGAATTTGCTAATCTAA
- the LOC123694943 gene encoding leucine-rich melanocyte differentiation-associated protein-like isoform X2 — protein sequence MVDVNSENFIFSVPTNQDEGIIAVDISSNVLVDSVTAMPQTSISSDLIGVDDGSAEEEETTKLTLAYERLYEVPRTIVEKFSNYIQYLDISHNKITNLDPIVHFKHLTSLIADDNPITDTSFLPPLPKLQLLWLNYCKIASLYPWVGKLKESCPNLQYLSLMGNPAAPSYFNGGTFYEYLQYRLFIISQFSSLYHLDDRKVTEDQREEAQRLYKQPFLQRIASPNSSGITQLMTRSVSWNSLQNRLTSIWSKDKQDGNE from the exons ATGGTTGATGTGAATAGTGAAAATTT TATTTTCAGTGTTCCTACGAACCAGGATGAAGGTATAATAGCTGTGGATATCTCTAGCAACGTTCTGGTAGATTCTGTTACAGCTATGCCTCAAACATCGATCTCTTCCGACTTAATAGG TGTTGATGATGGTAGTGCTGAAGAAGAGGAAACAACCAAGTTAACTTTGGCCTATGAGCGATTATATGAAGTACCAAGAACCATAGTTGAAAAGTTCTCAAACTACATCcaatatttagatataagtCACAATAAAATCAC aAATCTGGATCCAATAGTCCACTTCAAACACCTCACATCACTGATAGCTGATGACAATCCCATTACGGACACCAGCTTTTTACCGCCATTGCCAAAACTACAGTTATTATG gttaaattattgtaaaatagcATCCTTGTACCCTTGGGTGGGTAAGCTAAAGGAATCATGCcccaatttacaatatttgtcGCTAATGGGCAACCCGGCCGCCCCTAGCTACTTCAATGGAGGCACGTTTTACGAATACTTGCAGTACag ACTCTTCATAATATCCCAGTTCTCTTCACTATACCATCTGGACGACAGAAAGGTCACAGAAGACCAAAGAGAAGAAGCTCAAAGGCTATACAAGCAGCCATTCTTACAAAGAATAGCGAGTCCTAACTCGAGTGGTATAACACAACTCATGACTAGGTCAGTGTCATGGAACTCTCTACAGAATAGATTGACATCAATATGGAGCAAGGATAAGCAAGACG GAAACGAATAA
- the LOC123694943 gene encoding leucine-rich melanocyte differentiation-associated protein-like isoform X3, translating into MPQTSISSDLIGVDDGSAEEEETTKLTLAYERLYEVPRTIVEKFSNYIQYLDISHNKITNLDPIVHFKHLTSLIADDNPITDTSFLPPLPKLQLLWLNYCKIASLYPWVGKLKESCPNLQYLSLMGNPAAPSYFNGGTFYEYLQYRLFIISQFSSLYHLDDRKVTEDQREEAQRLYKQPFLQRIASPNSSGITQLMTRSVSWNSLQNRLTSIWSKDKQDGRNLLI; encoded by the exons ATGCCTCAAACATCGATCTCTTCCGACTTAATAGG TGTTGATGATGGTAGTGCTGAAGAAGAGGAAACAACCAAGTTAACTTTGGCCTATGAGCGATTATATGAAGTACCAAGAACCATAGTTGAAAAGTTCTCAAACTACATCcaatatttagatataagtCACAATAAAATCAC aAATCTGGATCCAATAGTCCACTTCAAACACCTCACATCACTGATAGCTGATGACAATCCCATTACGGACACCAGCTTTTTACCGCCATTGCCAAAACTACAGTTATTATG gttaaattattgtaaaatagcATCCTTGTACCCTTGGGTGGGTAAGCTAAAGGAATCATGCcccaatttacaatatttgtcGCTAATGGGCAACCCGGCCGCCCCTAGCTACTTCAATGGAGGCACGTTTTACGAATACTTGCAGTACag ACTCTTCATAATATCCCAGTTCTCTTCACTATACCATCTGGACGACAGAAAGGTCACAGAAGACCAAAGAGAAGAAGCTCAAAGGCTATACAAGCAGCCATTCTTACAAAGAATAGCGAGTCCTAACTCGAGTGGTATAACACAACTCATGACTAGGTCAGTGTCATGGAACTCTCTACAGAATAGATTGACATCAATATGGAGCAAGGATAAGCAAGACGGTAGGAATTTGCTAATCTAA